One Actinosynnema pretiosum DNA segment encodes these proteins:
- the yidC gene encoding membrane protein insertase YidC, with protein sequence MLNFIYYPVSFILWCWHWVFGRIFGESSGIAWALSVIFLVFTLRALLFKPFVGQVRSMRKMQEFAPELQKIKKKYANDRQRQAQEMQKLQAEHGVNPLGGCLPMLVQIPVFIGLFHVLRSFKPGWGEVYFFDKAGVDSFVQAKLFGANLSTFITMPADQLELFSTSRTAVMAVAIPLAVVAAVATHFTGRHSVARQTQAAAENPQTAIMNKLVVYVFPLGALAGGFFFPVAILLYWLSNNGWTLMQQRVVYGRIDREEAAQKAAAIEQRQNLAPKPGTKPKPGAKPVRNAGVKAVNAKAAGLKPPTQRPKNGTAPKPTATPDSGAADEGTTSDSSANQISGLSPDRSPSKKQGNKKRR encoded by the coding sequence GTGCTCAACTTCATCTACTACCCGGTGTCCTTCATCTTGTGGTGTTGGCACTGGGTGTTCGGGCGCATCTTCGGCGAGTCGAGCGGTATCGCCTGGGCCCTGTCCGTGATCTTCCTGGTCTTCACCCTGCGCGCCCTGCTGTTCAAGCCGTTCGTCGGCCAGGTCCGCTCAATGCGCAAGATGCAGGAGTTCGCCCCTGAGCTCCAGAAGATCAAGAAGAAGTACGCGAACGACCGGCAGCGCCAGGCCCAGGAGATGCAGAAGCTCCAGGCCGAGCACGGCGTGAACCCGCTCGGCGGCTGCCTGCCCATGCTGGTGCAGATCCCGGTGTTCATCGGTCTGTTCCACGTGCTGCGCTCGTTCAAGCCCGGCTGGGGCGAGGTCTACTTCTTCGACAAGGCCGGGGTGGACTCGTTCGTCCAGGCCAAGCTCTTCGGCGCGAACCTGTCGACGTTCATCACGATGCCCGCCGACCAGCTGGAGCTGTTCAGCACCTCGCGCACCGCCGTCATGGCGGTCGCCATCCCGCTGGCCGTGGTCGCCGCGGTCGCCACGCACTTCACCGGTCGCCACTCGGTCGCCCGCCAGACGCAGGCCGCCGCGGAGAACCCGCAGACCGCCATCATGAACAAGCTGGTGGTCTACGTCTTCCCGCTGGGCGCGCTCGCCGGTGGCTTCTTCTTCCCCGTCGCGATCCTGCTCTACTGGCTGAGCAACAACGGCTGGACCCTGATGCAGCAGCGCGTCGTGTACGGCCGCATCGACCGCGAGGAAGCCGCCCAGAAGGCGGCGGCGATCGAGCAGCGCCAGAACCTCGCGCCCAAGCCCGGCACGAAGCCGAAGCCCGGCGCCAAGCCGGTCCGCAACGCGGGTGTGAAGGCCGTCAACGCCAAGGCGGCGGGCCTCAAGCCGCCGACGCAGCGCCCCAAGAACGGCACGGCCCCCAAGCCCACCGCCACCCCGGACAGCGGTGCGGCGGACGAGGGCACGACGTCGGACAGCTCGGCGAACCAGATTTCCGGTCTGAGCCCAGACCGTTCCCCAAGCAAGAAGCAGGGCAACAAGAAGCGCCGCTGA
- the rpmH gene encoding 50S ribosomal protein L34, producing the protein MSKGKRTFQPNNRRRAKTHGFRLRMRTRAGRAILSARRTKGRKQLSA; encoded by the coding sequence GTGAGCAAGGGTAAGCGCACCTTCCAGCCCAACAACCGCCGTCGTGCGAAGACGCACGGGTTCCGGCTGCGGATGCGCACCCGTGCGGGTCGCGCGATCCTGTCCGCGCGCCGCACCAAGGGCCGCAAGCAGCTCTCCGCCTGA
- a CDS encoding Jag family protein, translated as MSETLQAADVDAPEADSEGVAENRSSGSAEDLLVQEGDIAGDYLERLLDLLDYDGDIDLDVEAGRAIVSIDGGDDLEKLVGPRGTVLESLQELTRLAVQQETGVRSRLMLDIAGWRAGRRAELAELGRTTAEKVAASGEKVRLHPMTPFERKVVHDAVAAVAGVHSESEGEEPQRRVVVLPQS; from the coding sequence GTGTCGGAGACGTTGCAGGCGGCCGACGTGGACGCGCCTGAGGCGGACTCGGAGGGCGTGGCGGAGAACCGGTCGTCCGGTTCCGCCGAGGACTTGCTCGTCCAGGAAGGCGACATCGCCGGTGACTACCTGGAGCGCCTGCTCGACCTGCTGGACTACGACGGCGACATCGACCTGGACGTCGAGGCCGGGCGAGCCATCGTCAGCATCGACGGCGGCGACGACCTGGAGAAGCTCGTCGGCCCGAGGGGGACGGTCCTGGAGTCCCTCCAGGAGCTGACCCGCCTGGCGGTGCAGCAGGAGACCGGCGTGCGGAGCAGGCTCATGCTCGACATCGCCGGGTGGCGGGCAGGCAGGCGCGCCGAGCTGGCCGAGCTGGGCCGGACCACGGCGGAGAAGGTCGCCGCCAGCGGGGAGAAGGTGCGGCTGCACCCGATGACCCCGTTCGAGCGCAAGGTCGTGCACGACGCGGTCGCCGCGGTGGCGGGCGTCCACAGCGAGAGCGAGGGCGAGGAGCCCCAGCGGCGGGTCGTGGTCCTCCCGCAGAGCTGA
- the rnpA gene encoding ribonuclease P protein component, whose product MLPAAGRLTRSQDFGLVVRRGRRAGRPRLVVHAMIPVQPTLDAESKVGFVVSKAVGNSVVRHRVSRRLRHVLRDRLASLPSGSSLVVRALPPAATASSAELAEDVDAALRRLVR is encoded by the coding sequence GTGCTCCCAGCGGCCGGCAGGCTGACCCGCAGCCAGGACTTCGGCCTGGTGGTCCGCCGAGGCCGCCGAGCAGGACGGCCTCGGCTGGTCGTGCACGCCATGATTCCGGTGCAGCCCACCTTGGACGCAGAGTCCAAGGTGGGCTTCGTCGTGAGCAAGGCCGTCGGCAACTCCGTCGTCCGCCACCGCGTCAGCCGCAGGCTGCGCCACGTGCTGCGGGACCGACTGGCGTCGCTGCCCAGCGGCTCGTCCCTCGTGGTGCGCGCGCTGCCCCCGGCGGCGACCGCGTCGAGCGCCGAGCTGGCCGAGGACGTCGACGCCGCGCTGCGCAGGCTGGTCCGATGA
- the yidD gene encoding membrane protein insertion efficiency factor YidD, with the protein MTDPAPVRPAVRVLVLPIRFYQRFISPYLPPTCRFHPTCSSYAVEALTVHGALRGSWLTVRRLGRCGPWHPGGLDPVPPKRVPDVAAEE; encoded by the coding sequence ATGACCGACCCCGCGCCCGTCCGCCCCGCGGTGCGGGTACTGGTGCTGCCGATCCGCTTCTACCAGCGGTTCATCTCGCCGTACCTGCCCCCCACCTGCCGCTTCCACCCCACGTGCAGCTCCTACGCGGTGGAAGCCCTGACCGTCCACGGTGCGCTCCGCGGCAGTTGGCTGACCGTGCGCAGACTCGGCCGCTGCGGACCCTGGCACCCTGGAGGCCTGGACCCCGTTCCGCCGAAACGGGTCCCCGACGTCGCTGCCGAGGAGTAG